DNA from Desulfosporosinus sp. Sb-LF:
ATGAAGCGCCGGAACACTGCCCACAATGTAAGGCACCAAAGGCAAAATTCTCACAAAAAGTGGAGGGTGTAATGCAGTGGGCGGATGAGCACAAAATCGGTATTGCCCAGGGAGTTGATTCTGACATACTTGAAGGCTTAAGAGCTAATTTTACAGGGGAATGTACTGAAGTTGGAATGTACCTGGCTATGAGTCGTCAAGCGGATCGAGAAGGTTATCCGGAGATAGCTGAGGCTTATAAAAAGATAGCTTTTGAAGAAGCAGACCATGCAGCTAAGTTTGCGGAGTTACTCGGTGATGTCGTGTATGCTGATACAAAAAAGAACTTACAATTAAGAGTTGAGGCAGAATTTGGAGCATGTCAGGGTAAGAAAGATATTGCAACCAAAGCTAAGCAATTAAATTATGATGCTATTCATGATACTGTCCACGAAATGTGTAAGGATGAAGCAAGGCATGGGTCTGCGTTTAAAGGTCTTTTAGAAAGATACTTTAAATAAAAACTGCTGAATACATTTTCACTAATTATATTAAACCAATCAAAAAGAAAAACCCGCTGAATGCAGCGGGTTTTTTCAAGGCCGTTTTTATGTACAGATATTGGTTACTAAACAATTTGTAGAATAGCGTAGCTAACTCCCACGACTAGAATTGATAATAATAAGGTGCCACCTATAATAATAAGATTTTGTTTTTTGGTATTAATTTTGTGCCAGAGCAAAAGAATCCCTCCGTAGTTTAATTTCCGTTTAATTGTACCCTTCTCTTCATGAGAAAAAAATAGACCTAAAGTCCTAATGCTCTAGCAAAAGGTCCTAATAGATGCTTGTGGTCATCACACGTCATATCGTTTTGGCAAACTTTTCAGACCTGGAAATTTATTATAGGGTGTATAGGTTTGACAAGTTCACGAAATTGAAGTACACTTACTCTTGTTAAGAGGGAGTAGTTGAATTACAAAGGCAACATACCCGGT
Protein-coding regions in this window:
- a CDS encoding NADH peroxidase, coding for MKFICSVCGYVHEGNEAPEHCPQCKAPKAKFSQKVEGVMQWADEHKIGIAQGVDSDILEGLRANFTGECTEVGMYLAMSRQADREGYPEIAEAYKKIAFEEADHAAKFAELLGDVVYADTKKNLQLRVEAEFGACQGKKDIATKAKQLNYDAIHDTVHEMCKDEARHGSAFKGLLERYFK